The Poecilia reticulata strain Guanapo linkage group LG10, Guppy_female_1.0+MT, whole genome shotgun sequence sequence NNNNNNNNNNNNNNNNNNNNNNNNNNNNNNNNNNNNNNNNNNNNNNNNNNNNNNNNNNNNNNNNNNNNNNNNNNNNNNNNNNNNNNNNNNNNNNNNNNNNNNNNNNNNNNNNNNNNNNNNNNNNNNNNNNNNNNNNNNNNNNNNNNNNNNNNNNNNNNNNNNNNNNNNNNNNNNNNNNNNNNNNNNNNNNNNNNNNNNNNNNNNNNNNNNNNNNNNNNNNNNNNNNNNNNNNNNNNNNNNNNNNNNNNNNNNNNNNNNNNNNNNNNNNNNNNNNNNNNNNNNNNNNNNNNNNNNNNNNNNNNNNNNNNNNNNNNNNNNNNNNNNNNNNNNNNNNNNNNNNNNNNNNNNNNNNNNNNNNNNNNNNNNNNNNNNNNNNNNNNNNNNNNNNNNNNNNNNNNNNNNNNNNNNNNNNNNNNNNNNNNNNNNNNNNNNNNNNNNNNNNNNNNNNNNNNNNNNNNNNNNNNNNNNNNNNNNNNNNNNNNNNNNNNNNNNNNNNNNNNNNNNNNNNNNNNNNNNNNNNNNNNNNNNNNNNNNNNNNNNNNNNNNNNNNNNNNNNNNNNNNNNNNNNNNNNNNNNNNNNNNNNNNNNNNNNNNNNNNNNNNNNNNNNNNNNNNNNNNNNNNNNNNNNNNNNNNNNNNNNNNNNNNNNNNNNNNNNNNNNNNNNNNNNNNNNNNNNNNNNNNNNNNNNNNNNNNNNNNNNNNNNNNNNNNNNNNNNNNNNNNNNNNNNNNNNNNNNNNNNNNNNNNNNNNNNNNNNNNNNNNNNNNNNNNNNNNNNNNNNNNNNNNNNNNNNNNNNNNNNNNNNNNNNNNNNNNNNNNNNNNNNNNNNNNNNNNNNNNNNNNNNNNNNNNNNNNNNNNNNNNNNNNNNNNNNNNNNNNNNNNNNNNNNNNNNNNNNNNNNNNNNNNNNNNNNNNNNNNNNNNNNNNNNNNNNNNNNNNNNNNNNNNNNNNNNNNNNNNNNNNNNNNNNNNNNNNNNNNNNNNNNNNNNNNNNNNNNNNNNNNNNNNNNNNNNNNNNNNNNNNNNNNNNNNNNNNNNNNNNNNNNNNNNNNNNNNNNNNNNNNNNNNNNNNNNNNNNNNNNNNNNNNNNNNNNNNNNNNNNNNNNNNNNNNNNNNNNNNNNNNNNNNNNNNNNNNNNNNNNNNNNNNNNNNNNNNNNNNNNNNNNNNNNNNNNNNNNNNNNNNNNNNNNNNNNNNNNNNNNNNNNNNNNNNNNNNNNNNNNNNNNNNNNNNNNNNNNNNNNNNNNNNNNNNNNNNNNNNNNNNNNNNNNNNNNNNNNNNNNNNNNNNNNNNNNNNNNNNNNNNNNNNNNNNNNNNNNNNNNNNNNNNNNNNNNNNNNNNNNNNNNNNNNNNNNNNNNNNNNNNNNNNNNNNNNNNNNNNNNNNNNNNNNNNNNNNNNNNNNNNNNNNNNNNNNNNNNNNNNNNNNNNNNNNNNNNNNNNNNNNNNNNNNNNNNNNNNNNNNNNNNNNNNNNNNNNNNNNNNNNNNNNNNNNNNNNNNNNNNNNNNNNNNNNNNNNNNNNNNNNNNNNNNNNNNNNNNNNNNNNNNNNNNNNNNNNNNNNNNNNNNNNNNNNNNNNNNNNNNNNNNNNNNNNNNNNNNNNNNNNNNNNNNNNNNNNNNNNNNNNNNNNNNNNNNNNNNNNNNNNNNNNNNNNNNNNNNNNNNNNNNNNNNNNNNNNNNNNNNNNNNNNNNNNNNNNNNNNNNNNNNNNNNNNNNNNNNNNNNNNNNNNNNNNNNNNNNNNNNNNNNNNNNNNNNNNNNNNNNNNNNNNNNNNNNNNNNNNNNNNNNNNNNNNNNNNNNNNNNNNNNNNNNNNNNNNNNNNNNNNNNNNNNNNNNNNNNNNNNNNNNNNNNNNNNNNNNNNNNNNNNNNNNNNNNNNNNNNNNNNNNNNNNNNNNNNNNNNNNNNNNNNNNNNNNNNNNNNNNNNNNNNNNNNNNNNNNNNNNNNNNNNNNNNNNNNNNNNNNNNNNNNNNNNNNNNNNNNNNNNNNNNNNNNNNNNNNNNNNNNNNNNNNNNNNNNNNNNNNNNNNNNNNNNNNNNNNNNNNNNNNNNNNNNNNNNNNNNNNNNNNNNNNNNNNNNNNNNNNNNNNNNNNNNNNNNNNNNNNNNNNNNNNNNNNNNNNNNNNNNNNNNNNNNNNNNNNNNNNNNNNNNNNNNNNNNNNNNNNNNNNNNNNNNNNNNNNNNNNNNNNNNNNNNNNNNNNNNNNNNNNNNNNNNNNNNNNNNNNNNNNNNNNNNNNNNNNNNNNNNNNNNNNNNNNNNNNNNNNNNNNNNNNNNNNNNNNNNNNNNNNNNNNNNNNNNNNNNNNNNNNNNNNNNNNNNNNNNNNNNNNNNNNNNNNNNNNNNNNNNNNNNNNNNNNNNNNNNNNNNNNNNNNNNNNNNNNNNNNNNNNNNNNNNNNNNNNNNNNNNNNNNNNNNNNNNNNNNNNNNNNNNNNNNNNNNNNNNNNNNNNNNNNNNNNNNNNNNNNNNNNNNNNNNNNNNNNNNNNNNNNNNNNNNNNNNNNNNNNNNNNNNNNNNNNNNNNNNNNNNNNNNNNNNNNNNNNNNNNNNNNNNNNNNNNNNNNNNNNNNNNNNNNNNNNNNNNNNNNNNNNNNNNNNNNNNNNNNNNNNNNNNNNNNNNNNNNNNNNNNNNNNNNNNNNNNNNNNNNNNNNNNNNNNNNNNNNNNNNNNNNNNNNNNNNNNNNNNNNNNNNNNNNNNNNNNNNNNNNNNNNNNNNNNNNNNNNNNNNNNNNNNNNNNNNNNNNNNNNNNNNNNNNNNNNNNNNNNNNNNNNNNNNNNNNNNNNNNNNNNNNNNNNNNNNNNNNNNNNNNNNNNNNNNNNNNNNNNNNNNNNNNNNNNNNNNNNNNNNNNNNNNNNNNNNNNNNNNNNNNNNNNNNNNNNNNNNNNNNNNNNNNNNNNNNNNNNNNNNNNNNNNNNNNNNNNNNNNNNNNNNNNNNNNNNNNNNNNNNNNNNNNNNNNNNNNNNNNNNNNNNNNNNNNNNNNNNNNNNNNNNNNNNNNNNNNNNNNNNNNNNNNNNNNNNNNNNNNNNNNNNNNNNNNNNNNNNNNNNNNNNNNNNNNNNNNNNNNNNNNNNNNNNNNNNNNNNNNNNNNNNNNNNNNNNNNNNNNNNNNNNNNNNNNNNNNNNNNNNNNNNNNNNNNNNNNNNNNNNNNNNNNNNNNNNNNNNNNNNNNNNNNNNNNNNNNNNNNNNNNNNNNNNNNNNNNNNNNNNNNNNNNNNNNNNNNNNNNNNNNNNNNNNNNNNNNNNNNNNNNNNNNNNNNNNNNNNNNNNNNNNNNNNNNNNNNNNNNNNNNNNNNNNNNNNNNNNNNNNNNNNNNNNNNNNNNNNNNNNNNNNNNNNNNNNNNNNNNNNNNNNNNNNNNNNNNNNNNNNNNNNNNNNNNNNNNNNNNNNNNNNNNNNNNNNNNNNNNNNNNNNNNNNNNNNNNNNNNNNNNNNNNNNNNNNNNNNNNNNNNNNNNNNNNNNNNNNNNNNNNNNNNNNNNNNNNNNNNNNNNNNNNNNNNNNNNNNNNNNNNNNNNNNNNNNNNNNNNNNNNNNNNNNNNNNNNNNNNNNNNNNNNNNNNNNNNNNNNNNNNNNNNNNNNNNNNNNNNNNNNNNNNNNNNNNNNNNNNNNNNNNNNNNNNNNNNNNNNNNNNNNNNNNNNNNNNNNNNNNNNNNNNNNNNNNNNNNNNNNNNNNNNNNNNNNNNNNNNNNNNNNNNNNCACGGACTTTACCGCCATAAACTTTGCAGCCCTTGGACAGCGGAGCGAGGTACATGTTTAGAGCTCTATAAGTTTAAGTTAGCGTTATTATTATGTATTCATGTTTGTCAAACAAAAGCACttaagcaaaatgtattttcttttcttttagttttcacGGTGTATTCGAAGCACGGTGTATTCAGTGCAACAACTTGGTTCGAAAGAAGTAAATATAATTCTATTGCACCCGTCGAAGCTCTCCGTGTTTTCTTGGGTCTGAGGGACTGCTACAGTTTAGAAACCCTCCAGAGAAATCTCCCGTATCGCCTTTTCTAGGCTGCAGACGTCATTTCACCTCCAACAGGCTTCCTCCCCTCTGACTCTGCTGGACTTCCAGATATTTAACCTCCTGAGCCGCCATTAGCGCCCTCAGCGTCTCCGAGTTCACGTAGGTTCTGTCGTACATCCAGCTGGCCATCATGTGGGCGTTACGGCTGCTGAGGTCACATGTGGGCGTCTTAAAATTTCCAGTTGACACATAAACTCGTTAAGAAGAAGAAGTTAAACTGTACGGAGCTCATCTTAAATCATTACCCTATGGCTCTGGAAGcatctttttaatcttttctctgCAGTGGGTTAACGTTTAACCGTACGCTTCTCATTAAATGGAagcatttcaataaaaattgTATAATAAAGCGCAGTAGGTTGTATTATCTGGAAATGCACAgccctcagagctgctgctatATGACAGTCTATCTTTAGAGAACTTATCTATAGCCTGACGGACCTGAGGCACATTCACATTCCCAGCTGCTGTTAAACCTTGTGGCAGCTAATAATAAGCAGACGAAACCCGGATGAAGTGCCCAGTCCTTTGCAGAACCATTGTTCCCTGTGTGTCCTTCCTAATAAACCCAGAAGGGTCTGAAAAGCAAACTAAAGATTATTAAACACGCAGAACCAATTCCACATAATACACATTTACTAATACTTATGTAATAGGCATGTTTTTAAAcggagatttatttttctgtctagTAAAGGTCGTTGTTCAGTTCGTTCATGGCCTCTCTAAGGCTTTAGTGAATAACGTGGACACGTCATTACTGCCCCCTTCTGGTGAAACTGTGGCAGGAAAGCAGCTTCACAGGATCTTGTGCAACAAGTTGAAGCAGGATAAAATCTGATCtaatcatatttatgtttttctgtgcagCTGACCGCACTTTTATACTAAACCTGAAATGTTAGTTACATTATACAAACCACATCACAATTTATCCGGTTTGTATAcagtaaacagatttttaaaaagtgtattgCTTGATCGGTGTATTGCCTACTTGCTTTAGAGCAGTCAGACATTTTTAGAGGATTTTAGACCAATAATATGTACAGAAATGGACAATTTTGCTGGTATCCCTCCACTataaatggaagaagaaaaaagtgaaataatgtggTAAACTAACAAAGGTTTAAATGAATCTCGATgcttatttcatatttaacaaaagtcacacttttcttttgaatattttctgatttagttgaaacttttatgtaattaaaaacatcatgAAGAGGAACAAGGTAATTTAGAAAACTTTGTGGCaacaactttttcatcaaacGAAGGATCTCTGTTGCTTAGAACGAGCGGTTTCCATCTGCCACAGATATGTCGAGTTGATTTAAGGTCTAACGTCAcgaaaaagtattaaataataTTCTGATGTTTAATATTTAGCATAATTTGTGCTTTTagcagcatgtttttgttgtgagCAGCAGTCTGGTGTTCATAAACTATTTAGCTTCAGGGTGGTTCCTGTAAACAGGTTCTTGTGATTCTGAAATTATACTGTGAATTTTCTCACCTGagcatcaaatattttaattaaacgtATAAACTAGTCGTATTTTGTGTGGGAAACTAATATAGGTCCGacatttaaaaagagttttgtatatttgttttatcaaaatagagaaattcagttttcaaattCCTTTAGATTCTATTtagtaaaatagaaaaactatagtttatttatttaatgaagcttagtaaaagtaattaaaagcaGATCTGGAAAAGTCACCAGATgaaaaaacagatggaaaaatactttattttgtatCAAACATTTCCCATTTTAAGATGACTTTGCTTGggataatttttctcaaaaataaaaataaaaattctccaTTTGAACCAATTACATGCACTGGCAggacaaatatttattgtttttaaattacatgaaagtaatttgtctgcttttttccattgataaaagctacatacatacatacatacatacatacatacatacatacatatacatatatatacatacatacatacatacatacatacatacatacatacatacatacatacatacatacatacatacatacatacatacatacNgcctcagggaggaactggaaaagacctggaaggtgaagaccacagtggtgcctgtggtcatcggggccctcggggcagtcacccccaaactggagcagtggctcaaacagatcccaggaacaacatcagacatctcagtccagaaatgtgcagttctaggaaCAGCcaagaaccctcaagctcccaggcctctggtagaggacccgagctcagaggatgaaacagaccacccgcggagggtgagaagggaattattatatatatatatgtgtgtgtgtgtgtgtgtgtgtgtgtgtgtgtgtgtgtgtgtgtgtgtgtgtgtgtgtgtgtgtgtgtgtgtgtgtgtgtgtgtttttgcaaagcctaattttaaaattctgacaaaacttaacatttaatattttatttactttgatatTGTGCAATTTCAAAGGTGGATCCACCTCATCACAATCagtttccagaaaactgaaaacaattttatattttccttttcatatGTGAATTTATACGACTTTCTTCTCCTTTAACCCACTGAAGACACATTTTTCTCAGGAACTATCATTCCTGTTTGCAGGCttcattttgtgaatttgtCATTTATACTATTCATtaacaaatttataaaaataacacaaaatggaGGAAAAGTAGACGAAATTAAATTAGTTAAGCTGCTCGTTACCCACCTGCATTTTCCGTTTAACGGTTTCAAAGGGGTATGAGAGCGTTTGAGCGACTCCCGCTGCAATGCAGCCGTTAATGAAGTTCTGCAGAGGAGTGAAGCGAAACGACGGCTCCTGCCACAGCTTGTCCAAATTCATGTAAACCGCGTAGCATCCGACTGAAAAGGGAACCGCACCTGCAGACGGAGAAGATGGAGGAAGTAGAAAATAATTCAGTATCAATGTCAGACTCATCTGTTGAATAAATGCGTTGTGCATACCCAGAACGGTGAGGGAGAATCCTCTGTAGAGAGCAGGCAGGCCTTCGTTCCTGTAGATCTTTGAGATGGTGTGAGCTGCGCCGATGTAGGTCCGCTGTCTGCAGTTCTGGACGATCAGTCGGGTCTCCGCCACCTCCAGAGGATACGTGAGCAGGGCGGCAGCAACGCCAGCCAGTCCGCCAGCTAATATGGCCCTCCACTGGGAGATGAAGCCCAGCTCATCCATGTGAAGGTGGACGATGCTGCACACAAACAGGCGTCAATAATGAACAGAGATGAATcaatctttgaaaaaatgtaatctagtaatttagtaatcgattaaccGGAGTATGCATACTCAAAAAATGGTAATTTGGtgaaaaagcaatattttcagAGCAGTagttaaacaaaaactgttaaaaaatatgtacgttttgctctttttattcatttgcatttgtctttttgtgatgTATGCAGCATATAATGTATCTCTTGTAAAAGAGACAATACGTCTCAAGAGATTGttcctgtataaataaaagattatataaaacacctttgtctgtaaatatgttttactcaaaactcctcaagtggcagttttggtttcacatttatttttattgtattttaggcaATGCAATGTTTAAGTCTTAttcaaaaaaattgtattatccgtttatttgtgtcttttagtatatttttaatgctgtatgaaaaaggcttaagtgttttagttaaaaatttGTACAATGTGCCAATTCTTTTGTCCGAAGAATCAATTAATTTTCAGGATGACAGACAGCATgatcgattattaaaataagtcaataacatttttaaaatctcttatttatttatctacttaGATTCAACAAGTGTTGTGGCTCttgtttaatatattaaacACTTTCTACATCGGTGTAAAAACTACAActgttgtttaaatgtaaaaaatatatatatttctgtggTTGTTTATGCTCAGTATTTTACTTTTCAGGCTGATAACCTGAAACCTTCAACAGgaaatatgatttaaataataataaaaaaacatgagctaAAAGAGGAAAGGGGTTTCTTTTCCTGGAACAGTTGCTGCTGTCGCTTCTAGACAGGAAAAGGTGAGCACtgaataatttatgtttataaaacTATGAATTCAATACACGTGTTTATAAAGCATGACCAGCCGGATTTATTGCTCTTTGCTGGATTACTGCTCAGCTTAATGCCTTTTTTTCCTGTAGCCATGCTGTCAGAGCTCAGCAGTTTGTTTTGCCCTCTGGTAACCCAGCACATGTGATTTCATTCCGTTTGCCCTCAGTTTAGTCTCACAGGCAGGAATTCCCCTTTTAGCAAGTtttaaaaaccccaaacaatttaaacatgaaacacagttattttttacagctgaataataatgtgattaatatttatttggtcaaatatttttaaaaggtaataATTAGCTCAAAAAGCTAATTTGGCCCAATTCCTAAACATGTATAATTTACAGACAGTGTGTGTTTTGCATTCATTAAAAACgttttgtaaacaaaactaaatgtttttattgctaaagATATTTAAGCTTTGAACACATAAGTAATTTTTCTTCTGTAATATATCATCTAGCAACggtctatttaaaaaatgctccCGTTCATGTTGCACTAATTACACAGTATTTAATTACATAATTTAAGTaaggaagaaaatgtcaaaatgaaatctaataaaatttaataagaacatttaaaaatattaaactaataaacaatttaaaaaaatttggtATCTATAGAATGACGATTTCTTAtcaatttataacattttatggTAGTAATAtagattttaattcaatgttgaacaGTTTCAACCATTACTTTTAacttgttactttttaaaaaatcaacagatgATTTACAAGTTCTGTAATAGTTAGCTTATCAATCTATATTTCTAATGAAAGTTTGAGTCCTAATGTATTAACTTTATTCAATCCGCAGAAGCTGGTGAAGTTAGGAGGCAAAATATAATATTGCTTTTGTTATATCtctaaaattgttttatatacTGTATTTCTGCTTCTGGCGATTACCGATTAAACTTATCATAACCTGCCAGACAAAACTTCGGGCAAACAAAACATCTTGCTGTTTAAAAATCGACTGAGTAAATGGaggcttctgattggctggaaaCAAGAGGGTGCGTATCACACGGTCAAAACAGGAAGTATTTCCGTATCTGTAAAGTAAACggcaaaacaataacaaaacagccttttttccattttaacacATCACACGACTTAAAATGCTTAATCCAAATTTATAATAGCACCAATTTGCAAAGTCGGTGTGTACTAAAAGTTaagtaataaatgaataataacaCAAGCAGCTATAAAATAAGATGCAATTTGAAGCAGTTAAtctcattattatatattttcctgCTAAACTTACTTCTTGTATGTGGTTAGGTGAACTGCTGTATATGGAAACAGCCGGAGACAGGAGACCATGTTCCCTTTCCAAAATCCTCGAAGTCCCTCATTCTGGTAGATGACGATAAATGTTTGCAGGAATCCGCCTTTGCCGTGAAAAGTTCCCACCTGACTTTTAATTTTCACCACTTCCAGAGGAGACGTGACGGTTTTGCTGAACAAACCAGCGAAACCAGCGCAGAGGAAGCTCTGAGAACTGGTCAGCCGGGTGTCGTTTTTCACCGAGACCACCATTTCTCTGGTTGTTTAGCCTGAACTCTGAACTCGATCCTCCGGCTGGGTTTCGATGTTCTTCGAGGGACAACTAGCGACCTGCGTGGATGGGTGACATACATCTAATTTTAAACACCCGGAAGGTGTGTGTGTACTGCGCGGGCCTGTGGtgttatgtgacaaaaatattCACGTCACTTTGATTTGATCCTGTGGGAGAACTCAGTTAAACACTAGAGGGCGCTCCTTGACCtacttttaaccaaataaatGGGCAGTTTTAAGGACGAAAGTAGACAAGTAAGTATGGCAGTTCAAAAGTGCAAATATTCAAAACTGGGTGCATAAAAATATCTAGGCTATTTAATAATAACATACACAAACTACAGTTATGGATGAAAACGCATGtataaaggaaaaaggaaagaaaaaaatatatacatttcttgatgaaaacacataaggaaaataaaaaataaaatatataaatttttaatgaaaacacgtGTATAGGGAGaaggaaacacaaaatacacatatttctgcttttatttttaattgtcagttttggtcctccatacatCAAAAGGCTTTACATACATGAATAATCAATACACATTTTACTATCCATAGGACACATGTTagtagtatttatttattattaaactgtTTTGTGTTGCTGTCAGCCTTACCTGTAGAAGTTAAAAGGTTGGGCTTAAACTGCTCTGATCAATTTAATTGATCTGAAGTGAACTTTTTGCCCCGGTCAACCAATCAAATGTTGGGGTTTAAAGAATCATAGCGACAGCTTGAAATGGTCCACTTCAACCCTGGGACCTGGAAATAGTTTAAATGAACATTGACTTTATTGTTTGAAATTTTATTATAGGgaattaatataatatttaaacatttatgtatgTATAATACACATACAGataattataaatacatttaattataaaatgatTATGATCATTAGACACATGGTAGGATAAGTGGGTATAGACAGTAAATGGAAtaatttacaactttattttattcttcagttATATCAATAAATGTTCAACaatttcttaaatttaactccacattttaatttcctttagtcataattttgactgaaacatattttaattttagtcatAATTTGGaaatctttttgtcattttagccCAAGTCCAGTTTTAGATGCTACATTTTGGTCAATAAAATGTCATATGCCATCATGAAGGaatgcattttacttttatttatttaaaattgttttagatttgtttttttttcataaccaaggccaaaatatttgttttacaatttttccGTATAATTTAGCTGTATGAAAAATTTCACATTCGGTCACGCTACAACCATAACCATTCAACCACACAACCATTCTGCCATTTCAAACAACCCGATTTTAAACTTAAACTCTTTAAATATCTGTGGTTCTTTGCAGCTCCTTCCGAGTTTCTCTGGGTTTGGCCTTTCAGTGGAGGTCAGATGGGAACATGAATGGGACTACAAATAATCGCCTTTGACGTTTTTGCTGCAAGACTTTTGTATTTTGTGGAAAAACGCATGAACTTTATGAAGGATGAATTCACAGAAACtttgtattttccttttgaTCCGTTATGAGAACATCAGTACAAACAGATGATTATCTAAAAAAACCCTTTTGAATTTCTATCAGAAGTTTAATTTGTTGAGCATAAAGCTGATTTTGACTCTTCATTTTCAGGTTACTATACCCTCTGGGCTGAGAGAGGTAACTTATTATATaacttttatctttattatagCAGCTACCGTATCTGACTAACACATCCATAAACCTTGAACTTTgccacattttacacattttctatatttttatgatattttatgtgatatactAACTGAAAACaccacataattgtgaagtagaagcaaacttttcaaaacattttacaaattaaaaatctaaaaagtgtggtgtgcatttatatGCAGCCTCTCTGAGTCAACATTTAGTTAATCTGTCTTttgctgcagcatctaactgaaatgtttgcaacAAAACGTGCAGAAATGTTCAGTTCCTTCCACTAGCTATTAAATTTagttaagtctggactttgactaggcctttctAACATCTGGATATAGTTTGATCAAAAGTTCAAGGTGATTTTTATGGGAGTATCAATAAAAAtggccatctgcagaaatgcatgccacacttttaaggttattttctgtataaaataatgtttcattCTCTTTCCACTTAACAACTATGTGTTGTctgttctgtgtttatttaaagcattaataaaacacagaagtttgtggttgtagtgtgGCAAAAGGAGAGTTTCAATTTTAAATACTctcatttcctctttctttcaaGATCTGCAGTCGCGCTGCCATCATAAGTCTGCACCAGACAGGTTTGTCATCatttagattgttttctttACTGTACCGTAAATCACCTCTGGTTTGCTGTGAAGTGTATTCGCCACCAGGGACAGGATTTCGCTGTCTTGTTTCATccccgtgtttttttttctcttcgtCTCGGCCTACCAGGGGCCCAACCAGACCTCCTCTCCCCCCTCTGACGGTCTCACCAGATCCACGCGAGGAGCCCACCTACTGTCACTGCCAGGACCACTTGGCTCCTTCTCAAAGGCCTTTTTCAGGAACAACAGAGTCGAGGAGAGGAAATGACAGCCTGATCACAAGACGCCGCTGGTCCCACTCCCCCCCACTCCGGCTTCTAGGGCCgccctgcaaaaacacaaaacttaacAACTATTTCtgctctagtttctagtggaaatacattagtacactttaaataagacaaaactaacttgcaatgTGACTTGTAGTCCAGTTACATGTTTCTCGTCACGTTGCATTCTTTGACTGATGCGACTTATGCTGACTTATACTCTGGAAAGTACAGGATGATCCTCTGATGGACCCTAAAAAACAGACCCCACactcttaaaataaaagaaaacatgcatttctCATGTAAACTAGAAAAGCAGAATGAAACtcgctttttaaaaaaatatagccAAGAACACACCCGTAtccacactgcaaaagcacaaaatattacctttggtctagtttctagtgtaaatatctgcgcacactttaaataagacaaaactaacttacaagtaacttttcaacaaaatgttGGAGCTgttttttaggtaaataattgcttaattttgataaa is a genomic window containing:
- the slc25a43 gene encoding solute carrier family 25 member 43 is translated as MVVSVKNDTRLTSSQSFLCAGFAGLFSKTVTSPLEVVKIKSQVGTFHGKGGFLQTFIVIYQNEGLRGFWKGNMVSCLRLFPYTAVHLTTYKNIVHLHMDELGFISQWRAILAGGLAGVAAALLTYPLEVAETRLIVQNCRQRTYIGAAHTISKIYRNEGLPALYRGFSLTVLGAVPFSVGCYAVYMNLDKLWQEPSFRFTPLQNFINGCIAAGVAQTLSYPFETVKRKMQAQSSRLPHFGGVDVHFSGTMDCFMQVIRNKGVPSLWNGLTANMIKIVPYFGLLFTCCEMCKQVCLYRNGYIVSPLSYQPTPGVDQSLGPNELEEVRRYWKNRNFGSRESPFGNRW